GGCTACGCCGCCGCGCTCGAAACGGGCGGCACGCTCGCGATCACCGGATCGGCCGGCGACCCGGCCGCGCTGCGCGCCACGGCCGGCTGGGTGCGGCGGCCCGACGTTCCCGTCGACGAGGCCCACGTCGCCAGGGTCGAGGAGCGCCGCACGGCCGAGGCGGCGGGACGGCACCTGCGGGTCGAGCGGATCGTCGAGCTCGTGGACGCCGCAGGGACGGTCCGCGCGCGCCAGGAGGGCACGCAACTGCGCCGGCTGCGGCCGATGTCGGAGCTCGCGGAGCTGTTCGACGAGGCGGGGTTCACCGATCTGCACGCCATCGGCGACGACGCCGACCACGTCATGACGGGCCGGAAGAGATGAGGGCCGCGACGCCACCGGGCGAGGGCCGCGGCCGGACGGCCGCCGCGGTCTTCCTCGTCGCCGTGTTCGTCTCGGCCATGGGCGACGAGATCGCGGCGATCGCCGTCCTGGTCGAGATCGCGGGCAGCGAGCAGTCGCTGCTCGTCGCCGCCCTGCTGATCCTCCAGATCGCCCCGGCCGTCCTCCTCTCCCCCCTGGCCGGCTCGCTGCTCGACCGCCGGGACGCGGCGCGGGTGCTCGCCCTCGCCTCGCTCGTCCAGGCCGTCGTCCTGCTGGCGATGAGCGCGTGGCCGAGCACGCCCGGCCTGATCGCCGGCATGGCGGTCGTGGGGGTGTGCGCGGCGGTCGCCACACCCGCGGTCATCGTGCTCATGCCCCTCCTCGCCGGGGAGGCGTTCCCCGCCCGCGCCAACGGGCTGCTGGAGTCGAGCCGTGCGGCCTCGACCCTGCTCGGTCCTGTCATCGGGGGCGTCCTGGTGGCGGCCGTGGGGATCAGGGTCGCGCTGCTCGTCGAC
Above is a genomic segment from Streptomyces marincola containing:
- a CDS encoding methyltransferase domain-containing protein encodes the protein MYASAIADQHFGEDAVFARVVARAGGTALELGSGTGRLLLRLLGAGHSVHGLEISEEMTARCRAAAARQGLSPVVHRGSFAPLDGALSGYAAMYCPLNAFSFVIDDELARASLRGYAAALETGGTLAITGSAGDPAALRATAGWVRRPDVPVDEAHVARVEERRTAEAAGRHLRVERIVELVDAAGTVRARQEGTQLRRLRPMSELAELFDEAGFTDLHAIGDDADHVMTGRKR